One region of Daphnia pulicaria isolate SC F1-1A chromosome 7, SC_F0-13Bv2, whole genome shotgun sequence genomic DNA includes:
- the LOC124349655 gene encoding methyl farnesoate epoxidase-like, translating to MISEIVLTILLIGLIIKAVKRPHNFPPGPRGLPLVGYLPFLSSWDPQYPHRALQKMSKVYGPVTGFYLGPSTMISVCSHEAVKEVMLNENLNGRPHSSITLARNFGENLGIMFIMGQFWQEQRRFTMRHLRDLGFGKTSIEDQMMGEVGDLIKDIENKSQLDKDRVVDLKGIFQVSVVNILWAIIAGERFRRDDPKFQELLTANEQVFRAGDPVRGNIPVPAFILKHSRLVREFIGVKSEMTEPIKKFIQSTIDDHQLSNRSVDEARDFIDFYLNEMKKQKAENPFTTFTNNQLVATITDLFGAGAESTSGSIGFAMIHLIRNQEVQRKMQAELDQVCGEYVPTLNHRSSLPYTEAVLMEAQRCSTIAPFVVPHFAVKETKLQGYTIPKGSIVMLNLDAVLMDDGYWKEPEVFRPERHLNEDGTKVIKSDHFYPFGIGKRMCLGDSLAKNTYFLFTAALIKKFRFEPVQNEPLPSLDPINGFTVGYSGFKAVVVPRS from the exons ATGATTTCTGAAATTGTTCTAACGATCCTGCTCATCGGTCTCATCATCAAGGCCGTGAAACGTCCCCACAATTTCCCACCAg GGCCCAGGGGATTGCCTCTAGTTGGATATTTGCCTTTTCTTTCGTCATGGGATCCGCAGTATCCGCACAGAGCCTTGCAAAAGATGAGTAAAGTCTACGGACCTGTGACGGGATTTTATTTGGGACCCTCCACCATGATTTCAGTTTGCAGCCATGAAGCCGTAAAAGAAGTGATGCTCAATGAAAATCTCAATGGCCGTCCGCATTCCTCTATCACCTTGGCTCGAAATTTTGGAGAAAATCTTG GGATTATGTTTATTATGGGCCAGTTTTGGCAAGAGCAACGCCGATTTACTATGAGACACCTCAGAGATTTGGGATTCGGAAAAACTTCAATTGAAGACCAAATGATGGGTGAGGTTGGGGATCTGATAAAAGATATCGAGAATAAAAGTCAATTAGATAAGGACCGAGTGGTTGACCTGAAAGGCATTTTTCAAGTATCTGTAGTAAATATTCTTTGGGCTATTATCGCAG GCGAGCGTTTCCGGCGCGACGATCCCAAATTCCAGGAACTCCTAACGGCTAACGAGCAGGTTTTCCGAGCGGGCGATCCCGTCCGCGGTAATATTCCGGTCCCAGCATTTATACTGAAACATTCCCGCCTAGTGAGAGAATTTATTGGAGTGAAAAGCGAAATGACTGAACCCATAAAAAAGTTTATCCAA AGCACTATCGATGATCACCAACTCTCTAATCGTTCCGTGGATGAAGCTAGAGATTTTATTGACTTTTACCTCAACGAGATGAAAAAGCAAAAGGCAGAGAATCCTTTCACGACCTTTACCA ACAATCAACTCGTTGCAACGATAACGGATTTGTTCGGTGCAGGGGCTGAATCTACGAGCGGCTCTATCG GGTTCGCCATGATTCATCTGATTCGCAATCAGGAGGTGCAGCGCAAAATGCAAGCAGAATTGGATCAAGTGTGCGGAGAATATGTACCAACCCTTAACCATCGATCCAG CCTACCTTACACTGAAGCTGTTTTGATGGAAGCACAGAGGTGTAGCACTATTGCGCCGTTCGTTGTCCCCCATTTCGCCGTCAAAGAAACCAAGCTTCAAGGCTATACAATACCAAAA GGAAGTATTGTCATGTTGAATCTGGATGCTGTTCTCATGGATGACGGGTACTGGAAAGAACCGGAAGTCTTCCGGCCGGAACGCCATTTGAATGAAGATGGCACGAAAGTGATTAAAAGTGATCACTTCTATCCGTTTGGCATTG GGAAAAGGATGTGTTTGGGAGATTCCTTGGCAAAAAATACCTATTTTCTCTTCACGGCTGCTTTGATCAAAAAGTTTCGATTTGAACCTGTACAAAATGAGCCTCTTCCGAGTTTAGACCCCATCAATGGATTTACAGTGGGCTACAGTGGCTTTAAAGCTGTAGTGGTCCCTCGTTCGTAA
- the LOC124349857 gene encoding ribonuclease H1-like isoform X1, producing MSVGFVHCRHHSQCDATLEEKKYKSMAFYVVVKGRKRGIFRSWPECESQVDGYPGCFFKKFTISNFGCREKASASAALEYKKHTANKRLSDKEGRTYFAVAEGKDKVTGIFFKKEDCDMHVNCSFPIYKGFETLQEAAAFIISCLQQRAVEFKKQCPVRSDRVRDLRNLPTRFFKWPFHVDSEGFVQVYVDGSCFENGKNGAKAGLGVFFGTGHAMNVSKAVQSDSTQSNNSGELQAVKEALRVAKQCGIKKLKIHSDSQYVIKCFKYWVKSWQAKGWTTSASTPVKNQKVIEEICDIWNSENIQIEWNFVPAHRGIRGNEAADRLAKIGAKRAVRGTPY from the exons ATGTCTGTAGGATTCGTTCATTGCCGTCACCATTCTCAATGTGATGCTACattagaagagaaaaaatataagagtATGGCTTTTTACGTTGTCGTTAAAGGAAGGAAACGAGGTATCTTTCGTTCATG GCCTGAGTGTGAGTCTCAAGTAGATGGTTATCCTGGCTGTTTCTTCAAGAAATTCACCATTAGTAACTTTGGATGTCGAGAGAAGGCTTCTGCATCAGCAGCTCTCGAGTATAAAAAACATACAGCCAATAAAAGACTCAGTGACAAAGAAGGAAGAACTTATTTTGCAGTAGCAGAAGGCAAAGACAAAGTTACtggaatattttttaagaa GGAAGACTGTGATATGCATGTGAATTGTTCATTTCCCATATACAAGGGCTTTGAGACCCTACAAGAAGCAGCTGCATTCATAATATCTTGTTTGCAACAAAGAGCAGTGGAATTCAAAAAGCAGTGTCCAGTTCGTTCAGATAGAGTTCGTGATTTACGAAATTTACCCACTAGATTTTTCAAGTGGCCTTTCCACGTCGATAGTGAGGGATTCGTGCAAGTGTATGTTGACGGATCTTGTTTCGAGAACGGGAAAAATGGGGCAAAAGCTGGACTCGGGGTGTTCTTCGGGACTGGACATGCGAT GAATGTCAGCAAAGCTGTTCAATCCGATAGCACGCAATCCAACAATTCTGGGGAATTGCAGGCCGTCAAAGAAGCCCTTCGAGTAGCTAAGCAATGTG GGATAAAGAAACTCAAGATTCATTCCGATTCCCAGTACGTCATTAAATGCTTCAAATATTGGGTAAAAAGTTGGCAAGCTAAAGGATGGACGACATCTGCATCGACACCTGTTAAAAACCAAAAGGTTATCGAAGAAATCTGCGACATATGGAATTCCGAAAACATTCAGATCGAATGG AATTTCGTTCCAGCCCATAGAGGGATCAGGGGCAACGAAGCCGCAGATAGACTTGCTAAAATCGGGGCGAAGCGTGCTGTCCGCGGTACTCCTTATTAA
- the LOC124349857 gene encoding ribonuclease H1-like isoform X2, which produces MAFYVVVKGRKRGIFRSWPECESQVDGYPGCFFKKFTISNFGCREKASASAALEYKKHTANKRLSDKEGRTYFAVAEGKDKVTGIFFKKEDCDMHVNCSFPIYKGFETLQEAAAFIISCLQQRAVEFKKQCPVRSDRVRDLRNLPTRFFKWPFHVDSEGFVQVYVDGSCFENGKNGAKAGLGVFFGTGHAMNVSKAVQSDSTQSNNSGELQAVKEALRVAKQCGIKKLKIHSDSQYVIKCFKYWVKSWQAKGWTTSASTPVKNQKVIEEICDIWNSENIQIEWNFVPAHRGIRGNEAADRLAKIGAKRAVRGTPY; this is translated from the exons ATGGCTTTTTACGTTGTCGTTAAAGGAAGGAAACGAGGTATCTTTCGTTCATG GCCTGAGTGTGAGTCTCAAGTAGATGGTTATCCTGGCTGTTTCTTCAAGAAATTCACCATTAGTAACTTTGGATGTCGAGAGAAGGCTTCTGCATCAGCAGCTCTCGAGTATAAAAAACATACAGCCAATAAAAGACTCAGTGACAAAGAAGGAAGAACTTATTTTGCAGTAGCAGAAGGCAAAGACAAAGTTACtggaatattttttaagaa GGAAGACTGTGATATGCATGTGAATTGTTCATTTCCCATATACAAGGGCTTTGAGACCCTACAAGAAGCAGCTGCATTCATAATATCTTGTTTGCAACAAAGAGCAGTGGAATTCAAAAAGCAGTGTCCAGTTCGTTCAGATAGAGTTCGTGATTTACGAAATTTACCCACTAGATTTTTCAAGTGGCCTTTCCACGTCGATAGTGAGGGATTCGTGCAAGTGTATGTTGACGGATCTTGTTTCGAGAACGGGAAAAATGGGGCAAAAGCTGGACTCGGGGTGTTCTTCGGGACTGGACATGCGAT GAATGTCAGCAAAGCTGTTCAATCCGATAGCACGCAATCCAACAATTCTGGGGAATTGCAGGCCGTCAAAGAAGCCCTTCGAGTAGCTAAGCAATGTG GGATAAAGAAACTCAAGATTCATTCCGATTCCCAGTACGTCATTAAATGCTTCAAATATTGGGTAAAAAGTTGGCAAGCTAAAGGATGGACGACATCTGCATCGACACCTGTTAAAAACCAAAAGGTTATCGAAGAAATCTGCGACATATGGAATTCCGAAAACATTCAGATCGAATGG AATTTCGTTCCAGCCCATAGAGGGATCAGGGGCAACGAAGCCGCAGATAGACTTGCTAAAATCGGGGCGAAGCGTGCTGTCCGCGGTACTCCTTATTAA